One genomic segment of Chitinophaga sancti includes these proteins:
- a CDS encoding family 78 glycoside hydrolase catalytic domain yields the protein MHALLLILLFHLRCETLENPVGIDIAQPRMSWEIQGKEHAVMQTAYQVLVASTPEKLAKNEGDLWNSGRVVSDQSIQVVYKGNSLRSRQDCYWKVKVWTNKGESEWSTPGHWSMGLLLANDWKGQWIGVDTSFAWDSAHTKFSRLSARYYRKDFTSQQHVKKATLYIAGPGLYEGFINGDRIGTQVLAQSPTDYRKTVRYNTYDVTSLVHKGDNAIGVALGNGRYFTMRQNYKPAKINTFGYPRLLLQLELEYDNGKKQIIASDKSWQLTADGPIRTNNEYDGEEYDAGKEMPGWSKPGFKARNWQAVDIVPAPGGKLMAQLNEPQRITGIIKPVSIKPLRDKWIVDMGQNFAGWLQVKVKGARGQQVIMRFAESLQKDGSLYVANLRDAKVTDIYTLKGGGVETWHPTFVYHGFRYVEISGVLPEDIEGQVINDDLTTIGTFETSDPTLNQIYQNAVWGIRSNYKGMPIDCPQRNERMPWLGDRTTGALGESFIFDNSKLYAKWLDDIEDAQTEAGAIPDVAPAYWRYYSDNMTWPAAYILIAGYLYDQFGDIAPMHKHYPSMKRWLTYMREKYFVDGIMTKDKYGDWCAPTPTDGKLIATAMYYHLLTVMDTFAGILHYPTDQALFAQQADQVKKSFNRQFRDGNNTNNTLTANLLPLYFNMVPENEHQQVFKNIIDTIHQHGDHLSTGVIGTQFLMRVLTENGRPDLAYLIAADRDYPGWGYMINQGATTIWELWNGDKATPNMNSQNHIMLLGDLIVWFYQSLAGIKGENGFKHIIMNPQPVPGLEEVNASYRSMHGLIRSHWKKTTDGFDWQFTIPSNTTATIYLPANEHAQINGLGNDAKFIKAANDRIVYEIGSGDYTIHVSQPDRWKKGIVIDEDIFITAPFPESHAATIAETSKGLVAAWFGGTKERNPDVGIWVSRQVAGKWTAPVEVANGIQNDTLRYACWNPVLFQMPGGDLLLFYKVGPNVGGWKGYMKTSKDGGISWSIARQLPDGFLGPVKNKPILLPDGKLLCPSSTEGHGWNIHFEVTADTGKTWTMIGPLQKDSTINAIQPSILQYSNGKMQILCRNKGGNIVQSWSLDSGKTWSPLSLNTLPNNNSGTDAVTLQDGRQLIVYNHVSTPKGAGKGKRTPLNVSLSQDGIHWSAALVLEDSPVSQYSYPAVIQSSDGYIHIVYTWRRQRIRYVKIDPRQLALTPINNDIWKTTGAGL from the coding sequence ATGCATGCATTGTTGCTGATATTATTGTTTCATCTGCGTTGTGAAACGCTGGAGAATCCTGTTGGGATTGATATTGCACAGCCTAGGATGAGCTGGGAGATACAAGGGAAGGAGCATGCGGTGATGCAGACAGCTTACCAGGTATTGGTAGCTTCTACACCTGAAAAGCTGGCAAAGAATGAAGGTGATCTGTGGAATTCAGGGCGGGTAGTGAGTGATCAATCTATTCAGGTAGTTTATAAGGGAAACAGTTTGCGAAGCCGTCAGGACTGTTATTGGAAAGTGAAAGTCTGGACAAATAAGGGAGAAAGTGAATGGAGTACCCCGGGGCATTGGAGTATGGGGTTGTTGTTGGCAAATGACTGGAAAGGGCAATGGATTGGGGTGGATACTTCATTTGCTTGGGATAGTGCGCATACTAAGTTTTCAAGGCTTTCTGCCCGGTATTACAGAAAGGATTTTACTAGTCAGCAGCATGTTAAGAAGGCGACTTTATATATTGCTGGTCCCGGTCTGTATGAGGGCTTTATAAATGGTGATCGAATTGGTACACAGGTATTAGCACAATCGCCGACTGATTATAGAAAGACGGTGCGATACAATACCTATGATGTGACAAGTCTTGTGCATAAAGGTGATAATGCGATTGGTGTAGCCCTTGGTAATGGCCGTTATTTCACCATGCGCCAAAACTACAAGCCTGCCAAGATTAATACTTTCGGGTATCCCCGCTTATTACTACAATTAGAGTTGGAATATGATAATGGCAAAAAGCAAATCATTGCCAGTGATAAAAGCTGGCAGTTAACAGCAGATGGTCCTATACGTACCAACAACGAATACGACGGAGAAGAATATGATGCAGGAAAGGAAATGCCGGGTTGGAGTAAACCCGGTTTCAAAGCCCGGAACTGGCAAGCAGTGGATATCGTACCTGCACCCGGTGGAAAACTCATGGCTCAGCTCAATGAACCGCAACGTATTACAGGCATTATCAAACCCGTCTCAATAAAGCCCCTGCGCGATAAATGGATCGTAGATATGGGGCAGAACTTTGCAGGTTGGTTACAGGTAAAAGTAAAGGGGGCGCGCGGCCAGCAGGTGATCATGCGCTTTGCAGAAAGTCTGCAAAAGGATGGAAGTCTGTATGTCGCTAATCTCCGTGATGCAAAGGTTACGGATATTTATACCCTCAAAGGTGGCGGTGTTGAAACATGGCATCCGACTTTTGTATACCATGGCTTCCGCTATGTGGAAATCAGTGGTGTACTACCTGAAGATATAGAGGGGCAGGTGATCAATGATGACCTGACTACCATTGGTACATTTGAAACGTCTGATCCAACTCTCAATCAAATATACCAGAATGCTGTATGGGGGATTCGTTCCAACTACAAAGGCATGCCGATCGATTGCCCACAGCGCAATGAAAGGATGCCATGGTTAGGAGACAGGACGACCGGCGCCCTGGGCGAGAGTTTCATTTTTGACAATAGTAAGTTGTATGCGAAATGGCTGGATGATATAGAAGATGCACAAACTGAAGCTGGCGCAATCCCTGACGTAGCACCAGCCTATTGGCGCTATTATTCTGATAATATGACATGGCCGGCTGCTTATATTCTTATTGCAGGTTATCTCTACGATCAGTTTGGTGATATAGCACCCATGCACAAACATTATCCTTCTATGAAACGCTGGCTTACCTACATGCGTGAAAAGTATTTTGTAGATGGCATCATGACGAAGGATAAGTACGGTGACTGGTGTGCGCCTACACCAACCGATGGTAAACTGATCGCTACAGCTATGTATTATCACCTGCTCACGGTCATGGATACCTTTGCAGGTATTTTACACTACCCGACAGATCAGGCTTTATTTGCACAACAGGCGGATCAGGTAAAAAAATCATTCAATCGGCAATTTAGGGATGGCAACAATACAAACAATACCCTGACTGCCAATTTGCTCCCGCTATATTTCAATATGGTGCCAGAAAACGAGCATCAGCAGGTATTCAAAAACATCATCGATACTATCCATCAGCATGGTGATCACCTCTCCACTGGCGTGATCGGTACCCAATTCCTGATGCGGGTGCTCACAGAAAACGGACGCCCTGATCTGGCTTATCTCATTGCTGCAGATAGAGACTATCCCGGCTGGGGGTACATGATTAATCAGGGCGCTACTACCATTTGGGAATTATGGAACGGGGATAAAGCTACCCCAAACATGAACTCCCAGAATCACATCATGCTATTAGGAGATTTAATTGTTTGGTTTTATCAAAGCCTTGCTGGTATAAAAGGTGAAAACGGGTTTAAACACATAATAATGAATCCGCAACCTGTGCCAGGTTTGGAAGAGGTAAACGCCAGTTACAGATCTATGCATGGTCTCATCCGTTCACATTGGAAAAAAACGACTGACGGTTTTGACTGGCAATTTACCATCCCTTCGAATACGACTGCTACAATCTATTTGCCTGCCAATGAACATGCGCAAATAAATGGTTTAGGCAATGATGCAAAATTCATCAAAGCAGCAAATGACCGTATCGTGTATGAAATCGGATCTGGTGATTACACTATCCATGTATCCCAGCCTGATCGCTGGAAGAAAGGCATCGTCATAGATGAAGACATTTTCATTACGGCACCATTCCCTGAATCACACGCAGCTACGATCGCTGAAACCAGTAAGGGGCTTGTCGCGGCATGGTTTGGCGGTACCAAAGAACGAAACCCTGATGTCGGCATCTGGGTAAGCCGTCAGGTTGCCGGTAAATGGACGGCTCCTGTAGAGGTAGCGAATGGTATACAAAACGATACATTGCGCTATGCCTGCTGGAACCCTGTATTATTCCAGATGCCGGGTGGTGACCTATTGTTATTTTACAAAGTAGGACCTAATGTAGGAGGGTGGAAAGGATACATGAAAACCTCTAAAGATGGGGGTATTAGCTGGTCCATCGCCAGACAATTACCTGATGGTTTCCTGGGCCCAGTAAAGAATAAACCCATCTTATTGCCGGATGGAAAACTTTTGTGCCCCAGTAGTACAGAAGGTCATGGATGGAACATTCACTTTGAAGTGACGGCCGATACAGGAAAAACCTGGACGATGATAGGGCCTTTGCAAAAAGACAGTACCATCAATGCTATTCAGCCCAGTATCCTGCAATATAGTAATGGCAAAATGCAGATTCTTTGCCGCAACAAAGGAGGTAATATCGTGCAATCATGGTCACTGGATAGTGGCAAAACATGGTCGCCGCTTTCATTGAACACATTGCCCAATAATAACTCAGGCACAGATGCCGTCACATTGCAGGACGGTCGGCAGCTGATAGTGTATAACCATGTCAGTACTCCAAAAGGTGCTGGCAAAGGAAAGCGTACCCCACTGAATGTGTCTTTGAGTCAGGATGGTATTCACTGGTCTGCAGCTTTAGTGCTGGAAGATTCACCGGTGAGCCAATACTCTTATCCCGCAGTCATCCAATCGTCAGACGGATATATTCACATTGTATACACCTGGCGCCGGCAAAGGATCAGGTATGTGAAGATTGATCCCCGGCAACTGGCACTCACACCCATTAATAACGACATATGGAAAACAACAGGCGCAGGTTTATAG
- a CDS encoding sugar phosphate isomerase/epimerase family protein, with translation MENNRRRFIAQSALLVAGVLVPRSLATGASMSSSLAAEDLEAYSPVEGEFMSGSLSGIWKEPRYRISVCDWMILKRQKLGAFQLTKEIGADGLELDMGGLGNRSAFDNKLRDAATRQQFLDKAKELNIAISSMAMSGFYAQSFAERTETPDLVQDCIDTMVAMKVKIAFLPLGVKGDLVQHPELRPQIIQRLKAAGVKAKKAGVVIGIETSLSAAEEVKLLDEIHSKHIQSYFNFSNAIKEGRDLQQELITLGRHRICQIHCTNTDGVWLENDPKINMPAVKKTLDDMGWRGWLVIERSRDAKDPKNVKKNFSANAAYLKSIFHA, from the coding sequence ATGGAAAACAACAGGCGCAGGTTTATAGCGCAATCGGCATTACTGGTAGCAGGCGTTTTAGTGCCACGTTCACTCGCGACAGGCGCTTCAATGTCCAGCTCACTTGCTGCAGAAGACTTAGAGGCCTATTCACCCGTTGAGGGAGAGTTTATGTCCGGTTCACTATCCGGCATATGGAAAGAACCACGTTATCGTATTTCTGTATGTGACTGGATGATCCTCAAACGCCAGAAACTGGGTGCCTTTCAGTTGACCAAAGAGATCGGTGCAGATGGGTTGGAGCTCGACATGGGAGGATTGGGTAACCGTTCTGCATTCGACAATAAACTCAGGGATGCGGCTACCCGCCAGCAGTTCCTGGACAAAGCAAAAGAACTGAACATTGCCATTAGCTCTATGGCTATGTCAGGCTTTTATGCACAGTCTTTTGCAGAAAGAACAGAAACTCCTGACCTGGTGCAGGATTGTATTGATACTATGGTGGCGATGAAAGTAAAGATCGCCTTTCTGCCACTTGGTGTAAAAGGTGACCTGGTACAACATCCTGAATTACGCCCACAAATAATACAGCGACTCAAAGCAGCGGGGGTAAAAGCAAAAAAGGCGGGTGTGGTTATTGGCATAGAAACCTCGTTGTCAGCTGCTGAAGAAGTGAAGTTATTAGACGAGATCCATTCTAAGCATATTCAGAGTTATTTCAACTTCTCTAATGCTATAAAGGAGGGGCGTGATTTACAACAGGAACTAATTACGCTGGGCCGACATCGTATCTGCCAGATCCATTGTACCAATACAGATGGCGTATGGTTGGAAAATGATCCAAAGATCAATATGCCGGCAGTGAAGAAAACACTGGACGATATGGGATGGAGGGGCTGGTTGGTAATAGAACGCTCCCGTGATGCAAAAGATCCGAAGAATGTAAAAAAGAACTTTAGCGCAAATGCGGCTTACCTGAAATCAATATTCCATGCGTAG
- a CDS encoding glycosyl hydrolase, with translation MRRIFICCLLLLSTTVYAQENAKPWVFWYWMYAAVSQPGIHADLVAMKEAGLGGAYLMPINGKSTYTPVAEQLSPAWWDLVHYASQQADSLGLQLGMHFCDGFAVGGGPWITPALSMQKVVWTTTEVNGNFNGILPQPVTNEGYYEDIAVLAFPFIKEDKSTPVVTTSLPNVNPQILSSKENKENVKSTDPCWIQYTYAVPFTCRSITIRGNNYQAQRLKLSVSDDGTHFHEVLQMTAPRHGWLDSDADHTYSIPVTTSRYFRFDYNKAGSEPGAEDLDNAKWKQSLKITGIHLSNQPRIDQYEGKSGAVWRISNTVNNTVPVTINANNSITNAGHAVTNTGYAVTNTGHTITNAGHAVTNTGYAVTNTGHTITNAGHAITNSDLAIPRDQIIDLTNRIDTLGHLQWKAPKGDWTILRIGHTSTGHKNVTGGAGAGLECDKFNPAAVRFQFDHWYGEALKRAKLSVLHVDSWECGSQNWSPVFSAAFKKQHGYDLLKWLPAMAGIPVDNAAASEQFLLDIRRTINNLIQVNFYDTLSALAHTNGVAFSAESTAPMITGDGMEHYHAVDYPMGEFWLRSPTHDKPNDMLDAISGAHVYDKQIIQAEAFTELRNNWDEYPGMLKTGIDRNFALGINKLVFHVFAHNPWMDKKPGMTLNGIGLYFQRDQTWWPYVSAMVNYVTRCQQLLQQGKPVVDIGVYTGDNLPKRAVLPERLVPILPTLFGDSIVQREKRRLANVGEPTREMLVGVTASANISKAEDWIDPLHGYAYDSYNKLSDSARYRISLKLTDTLKHIDIPPDFISGEQGIAWTHRSAPDKEIYFVSNQQEKERHLQLSFRIKGKTPVLYDAVNDAYLQPEAFKTNADRTELTLSLPPNGAMFVLFTDKPMDHAHKQTNYAPFQTLDNPWKVSFAPNDTVLFEKLTDWSQHASAKIKYFSGTAHYIQNVHLANSPSTILLDVGNIANIAAVKVNDIDCGIIWTPPYRVDISKAVHSGLNKIDIAVTNTWANRIIGDRIQTVASSRSEDSIQSKETYTVFSDKQAGDHLLPAGLLGPVRLFTDYQVADTVMERVYNEVKTPYKYGLVMVPANDTLKMDCPGIFRKNNQWYMVYIVFDGRGYETWLAKSKDLLNWQTLGKMMSFSDSTNWDANQKAGYMALQDYKWGGNYEWTPYKGKYWLSYFGGVSTGYEAGLLSIGIAYTNKDITRPHEWQRIPHPVLKATDTGAGWWENNTIYKSSIIRDDKKLTGHSFVMYYNAKGDSLKPKRGKERIGMAVSDDMEHWARWGKDPLLDHYTGITGDAVIQQMDSLYVMFYYGAFWKDKPKEAFNRFACSYDLVHWTDWKGADLINSSEAYDNLFAHKSFVVKWKGVVYHYYCAVDKVGHRGIAVATSMDKGKSKLSY, from the coding sequence ATGCGTAGGATATTTATTTGTTGCCTTTTATTACTGAGCACAACTGTGTATGCACAGGAAAATGCCAAACCATGGGTGTTTTGGTACTGGATGTATGCAGCGGTATCTCAACCCGGTATTCATGCGGATCTGGTAGCTATGAAAGAAGCAGGTTTAGGTGGGGCTTATCTTATGCCTATCAATGGCAAAAGTACTTATACACCTGTGGCAGAGCAATTGTCACCTGCATGGTGGGATCTGGTGCATTATGCTTCTCAGCAGGCGGATAGTCTCGGTTTACAATTAGGTATGCACTTCTGTGATGGATTTGCAGTAGGAGGGGGCCCCTGGATTACACCTGCGCTCAGTATGCAAAAAGTAGTGTGGACAACTACTGAGGTAAATGGGAATTTCAATGGCATCTTGCCGCAACCTGTTACGAATGAAGGTTATTATGAAGATATTGCCGTACTGGCTTTTCCTTTTATCAAAGAAGATAAATCGACTCCGGTAGTCACTACAAGTCTGCCCAATGTAAATCCGCAGATCCTTTCCAGCAAAGAGAATAAGGAGAATGTGAAAAGTACTGATCCCTGTTGGATTCAATATACTTATGCAGTGCCATTTACCTGTCGCTCTATTACTATTCGTGGCAATAACTATCAGGCGCAGCGCCTGAAGCTATCTGTAAGTGACGATGGTACACACTTCCATGAAGTATTGCAAATGACGGCGCCGCGCCATGGCTGGCTTGACTCAGATGCGGATCATACCTATTCCATTCCGGTGACGACCAGTCGTTATTTCCGTTTTGATTATAATAAAGCAGGTTCGGAACCCGGTGCGGAAGACCTGGATAATGCGAAGTGGAAACAAAGTCTGAAGATTACAGGGATTCATTTATCTAATCAACCACGCATTGATCAGTATGAAGGAAAAAGTGGGGCTGTCTGGCGTATTAGCAACACAGTTAACAATACAGTTCCTGTTACAATCAATGCAAACAATTCTATTACCAATGCAGGCCATGCTGTAACTAATACTGGTTATGCTGTAACTAATACTGGTCATACTATAACTAATGCAGGCCATGCTGTAACTAATACTGGTTATGCTGTAACTAATACTGGTCATACTATAACTAATGCAGGCCATGCTATTACCAATTCCGATCTGGCTATTCCCCGGGATCAGATCATTGACCTGACAAACAGAATTGATACCCTTGGCCACCTTCAATGGAAAGCTCCCAAAGGTGACTGGACCATTCTACGCATAGGCCACACTTCCACCGGGCATAAAAATGTAACCGGTGGTGCTGGTGCAGGATTGGAATGTGATAAGTTCAACCCCGCTGCTGTGCGCTTCCAATTCGATCATTGGTATGGCGAGGCTCTCAAGCGGGCGAAATTGAGTGTATTACATGTAGATAGTTGGGAATGTGGAAGTCAAAACTGGTCGCCTGTATTCAGCGCCGCCTTCAAAAAGCAACACGGATATGACCTGCTTAAATGGCTCCCTGCAATGGCTGGTATACCTGTGGATAACGCTGCCGCCTCTGAGCAATTCTTATTAGATATTCGTCGTACGATCAATAACTTAATTCAGGTTAACTTCTACGATACTTTAAGTGCATTGGCACATACAAATGGAGTTGCTTTCAGTGCTGAAAGTACGGCTCCTATGATCACAGGGGATGGCATGGAGCATTACCATGCTGTTGATTATCCAATGGGTGAATTTTGGTTGAGAAGTCCTACCCACGATAAGCCTAATGACATGCTGGATGCCATTTCCGGTGCGCATGTATATGATAAACAAATCATTCAGGCAGAAGCATTTACAGAGTTGCGAAATAACTGGGACGAATATCCAGGCATGTTGAAAACAGGCATTGATCGCAACTTTGCATTAGGAATCAATAAATTAGTCTTCCATGTGTTTGCACATAATCCATGGATGGACAAAAAGCCGGGGATGACCCTGAATGGGATAGGTCTCTATTTTCAGCGAGATCAGACATGGTGGCCTTATGTATCAGCGATGGTGAATTATGTGACCCGGTGCCAACAATTATTACAACAGGGGAAGCCCGTTGTGGATATTGGTGTGTATACAGGAGACAACCTGCCTAAAAGAGCTGTTTTGCCAGAGCGCTTAGTGCCAATATTACCCACGCTATTTGGAGACAGCATTGTACAAAGAGAAAAGAGAAGATTGGCGAATGTAGGTGAGCCGACCAGAGAGATGCTTGTGGGTGTGACTGCAAGTGCAAATATCTCAAAGGCGGAAGACTGGATAGATCCTTTGCATGGATATGCTTATGATTCTTACAATAAGTTGAGCGATAGTGCGAGATATCGTATATCCCTCAAACTCACGGATACTTTAAAACATATTGATATTCCCCCTGATTTCATATCAGGAGAACAGGGTATTGCATGGACACATCGTTCTGCTCCTGATAAGGAGATCTATTTTGTTTCTAATCAACAGGAAAAGGAGCGTCACTTGCAATTGTCCTTCCGGATAAAAGGTAAAACTCCTGTATTGTATGATGCTGTTAATGATGCTTATTTGCAACCGGAGGCTTTTAAAACAAATGCAGATAGAACAGAGCTGACATTGTCCCTTCCTCCGAACGGCGCTATGTTTGTTTTATTCACAGACAAACCAATGGATCATGCGCATAAACAAACCAATTATGCACCCTTTCAGACACTGGATAATCCATGGAAGGTGAGCTTTGCCCCCAATGATACTGTGCTATTTGAAAAGCTCACGGATTGGAGCCAGCATGCCTCAGCGAAGATCAAATACTTTTCTGGTACCGCTCATTATATTCAGAATGTGCATTTAGCCAATTCTCCATCTACTATTTTGTTAGATGTTGGTAATATTGCCAATATCGCTGCTGTAAAGGTGAATGATATTGATTGTGGTATCATCTGGACGCCGCCTTACAGAGTGGATATTTCTAAAGCCGTGCATTCAGGTCTGAATAAAATAGACATAGCTGTTACGAACACATGGGCAAATCGTATAATTGGAGACAGAATTCAAACTGTTGCCAGTAGCCGATCCGAAGATAGCATTCAATCCAAAGAAACCTATACTGTTTTTTCAGACAAGCAGGCTGGTGATCATTTACTCCCCGCAGGTTTATTGGGCCCAGTAAGACTCTTCACCGATTATCAGGTAGCTGACACTGTGATGGAACGCGTCTACAACGAAGTCAAAACTCCTTACAAATATGGCCTTGTGATGGTGCCCGCGAATGATACCCTCAAAATGGACTGCCCGGGTATCTTTAGGAAAAACAACCAGTGGTACATGGTCTATATCGTCTTTGACGGTCGGGGTTACGAAACCTGGCTGGCTAAAAGTAAAGACCTTCTTAACTGGCAAACCCTTGGCAAAATGATGTCTTTTTCTGACAGTACTAACTGGGATGCGAATCAGAAAGCGGGTTACATGGCCTTACAGGATTACAAATGGGGTGGTAATTACGAGTGGACTCCTTACAAAGGGAAATATTGGTTATCTTACTTTGGGGGTGTAAGTACAGGTTATGAAGCAGGTTTGTTATCCATTGGTATTGCTTACACCAATAAAGATATTACCAGACCACATGAATGGCAGCGAATTCCACATCCCGTATTGAAAGCTACAGATACAGGTGCTGGATGGTGGGAGAACAATACTATTTACAAAAGTTCTATCATCCGGGATGATAAAAAACTAACGGGTCATTCTTTTGTGATGTATTACAATGCAAAAGGGGATAGCCTGAAACCTAAGCGAGGCAAGGAACGGATCGGTATGGCGGTATCTGATGATATGGAACATTGGGCAAGGTGGGGAAAGGATCCTTTGCTGGATCATTATACAGGTATTACAGGGGATGCGGTGATTCAGCAAATGGATAGTCTCTATGTTATGTTCTACTATGGTGCATTCTGGAAAGACAAGCCAAAAGAAGCCTTTAACCGTTTTGCGTGTTCATATGATCTCGTGCATTGGACTGATTGGAAAGGAGCGGATCTGATTAATTCTTCTGAAGCTTATGATAATCTATTTGCGCACAAATCTTTTGTTGTGAAGTGGAAGGGAGTAGTGTATCATTATTATTGTGCGGTAGATAAGGTGGGGCATAGGGGGATAGCGGTGGCGACTTCAATGGATAAAGGGAAAAGTAAATTGAGTTATTAA